A genomic region of Sander lucioperca isolate FBNREF2018 chromosome 6, SLUC_FBN_1.2, whole genome shotgun sequence contains the following coding sequences:
- the barx1 gene encoding homeobox protein BarH-like 1 isoform X1: MQHPLEMGAHYYPPEVHDHRTHRYRSFMIEEILTDHPEHKASAPAGELLKFGVHALLSARPFHNQLVLKADQTSLLKFPMSPLSCSLGSPLGSPLLSAASGLQIGTASHHLPLDLHLRGKLEHGADGGSKTKKGRRSRTVFTELQLMGLEKRFEKQKYLSTPDRIDLAESLGLSQLQVKTWYQNRRMKWKKIVLQGGGLESPTKPKGRPKKNSIPSSEQLSEQERSAADTDRQSEGSSSHENAQEE, encoded by the exons ATGCAGCATCCTTTGGAAATGGGGGCGCATTACTATCCTCCGGAGGTACATGACCACAGAACTCATCGCTACAGGAGTTTCATGATAGAGGAGATCCTGACTGACCACCCCGAGCACAAAGCGTCGGCTCCGGCCGGGGAGCTCCTTAAATTCGGGGTACACGCTCTCCTGTCCGCCCGGCCTTTCCATAACCAGCTGG TGCTAAAAGCCGACCAGACGAGCCTCCTCAAGTTCCCCATGTCCCCGCTCTCCTGCTCGCTGGGCTCTCCGCTCGGCTCCCCGCTGCTGTCCGCGGCGTCGGGCCTGCAGATCGGCACGGCGTCTCACCACCTGCCGCTGGACCTGCACCTCCGCGGCAAGCTGGAGCACGGGGCCGACGGGGGAAGCAAGACCAAGAAGGGCCGGCGAAGCCGCACCGTGTTCACCGAGCTGCAGCTCATGGGGCTGGAGAAACGCTTCGAGAAGCAGAAGTATCTCTCCACGCCTGATAG AATAGATCTGGCCGAGTCTTTGGGCCTCAGTCAGCTGCAAGTGAAAACATGGTACCAGAACAGAAGGATGAAGTGGAAGAAAATT GTGTTGCAGGGAGGAGGCCTGGAGTCACCCACCAAACCAAAAGGCCGCCCAAAGAAGAACTCCATCCCCAGCAGCGAGCAGCTCTCTGAACAGGAACGATCTGCCGCTGACACTGACCGCCAGTCCGAAGGCTCGAGCTCCCACGAGAACGCTCAGGAGGAATGA
- the barx1 gene encoding homeobox protein BarH-like 1 isoform X2 has protein sequence MQHPLEMGAHYYPPEVHDHRTHRYRSFMIEEILTDHPEHKASAPAGELLKFGVHALLSARPFHNQLVLKADQTSLLKFPMSPLSCSLGSPLGSPLLSAASGLQIGTASHHLPLDLHLRGKLEHGADGGSKTKKGRRSRTVFTELQLMGLEKRFEKQKYLSTPDRSGRVFGPQSAASENMVPEQKDEVEENCVAGRRPGVTHQTKRPPKEELHPQQRAAL, from the exons ATGCAGCATCCTTTGGAAATGGGGGCGCATTACTATCCTCCGGAGGTACATGACCACAGAACTCATCGCTACAGGAGTTTCATGATAGAGGAGATCCTGACTGACCACCCCGAGCACAAAGCGTCGGCTCCGGCCGGGGAGCTCCTTAAATTCGGGGTACACGCTCTCCTGTCCGCCCGGCCTTTCCATAACCAGCTGG TGCTAAAAGCCGACCAGACGAGCCTCCTCAAGTTCCCCATGTCCCCGCTCTCCTGCTCGCTGGGCTCTCCGCTCGGCTCCCCGCTGCTGTCCGCGGCGTCGGGCCTGCAGATCGGCACGGCGTCTCACCACCTGCCGCTGGACCTGCACCTCCGCGGCAAGCTGGAGCACGGGGCCGACGGGGGAAGCAAGACCAAGAAGGGCCGGCGAAGCCGCACCGTGTTCACCGAGCTGCAGCTCATGGGGCTGGAGAAACGCTTCGAGAAGCAGAAGTATCTCTCCACGCCTGATAG ATCTGGCCGAGTCTTTGGGCCTCAGTCAGCTGCAAGTGAAAACATGGTACCAGAACAGAAGGATGAAGTGGAAGAAAATT GTGTTGCAGGGAGGAGGCCTGGAGTCACCCACCAAACCAAAAGGCCGCCCAAAGAAGAACTCCATCCCCAGCAGCGAGCAGCTCTCTGA
- the ptpdc1a gene encoding protein tyrosine phosphatase domain-containing protein 1: protein MAAGVSILSDLPYPRSGACSGDISTEMETASTRVPTAKYTKMGETLRHVIPGHMQCSMACGGKACKYENPSRWSDEEQAVKGLYSSWITDNLLAMARPSTEIIEKYNIIEQFQSCGLKTVINLQRPGEHASCGNPLEQESGFTYRPEIFMEANIYYYNFGWKDYGVASLTTILDMVKVMSFAVQEGKMAVHCHAGLGRTGVLLACYLVFTSRMSADQAILFVRAKRPNSIQTRGQLLCVREFAQFLVPLRSVFSCAEPKASAVTLSQYLTRQRHLLHGYEARQMKNVPKIVQLVCRLLVDIAANRQVVIEEERLEIPDLAAEVEKTVSQQALQQLGKEMRGKGIPVPPCSSHPLSPPALQSRPPHDQPLASDNELDPLWRQQNVESPLKSSLSTNRSLSYSDSVLDQLGPQQHNLGNLKSNKPIRCLIKHSLSHSSLPACIPPRFYDLSLQDIISSIRGHNTETKQDTGSPLFKKPLHQGLQSLSLDLSEQGNKSHYDATLPALSNKSKLLTSEEPPDVEVSAGGADGGVPFITLQSELSPESRCLLVAKALAMNLSDKDYTSKVSVWQTELNSREGAWERLCMERDPLVLSSLMWSWLEQLKDPVISREEVKALCEKNVNPQNALGSLRKGHRLTLLCILDCAAHLLPMPEEVENSFLNQTIQAFTQIDPASEKNKSLYTTLKAILTPILHELCDKAVEENEDS, encoded by the exons ATGGCAGCTGGTGTCAGCATACTGAGTGACCTGCCTTACCCCAGGAGTGGAGCTTGCAGTGGAGACATCAGCACAGAGATGGAGACAG cCAGTACTAGGGTCCCTACAGCAAAGTACACCAAGATGGGGGAGACCCTGAGACATGTCATCCCCGGTCACATGCAGTGCTCCATGGCCTGTGGAGGGAAAGCCTGTAAATATGAGAACCCCTCTCGCTGGAGTGATGAGGAACAAGCTGTCAAAGGACTCTACTCGTCCTG GATTACTGACAACTTGCTAGCTATGGCAAGGCCTTCAACTGAAATCATAgagaaatataatataattgaaCAGTTTCAAAG CTGTGGTTTGAAGACGGTCATTAACCTGCAGAGGCCCGGAGAACATGCCAGCTGTGGCAACCCGCTGGAGCAGGAGAGCGGTTTCACTTATCGACCTGAAATCTTCATGGAGGCAAACA TTTATTACTACAACTTTGGGTGGAAGGATTATGGTGTGGCATCTCTGACTACAATCCTTGATATGGTGAAAGTCATGTCATTTGCTGTCCAAGAGGGGAAAATGGCTGTCCACTGCCATGCTGGTCTTGGAAGAACAG GTGTGTTGTTGGCTTGTTACTTGGTTTTCACGTCCCGCATGAGTGCTGACCAAGCCATTCTGTTTGTGCGAGCCAAGAGACCCAACTCCATCCAGACCAGAGGCCAGCTGCTGTGTGTCAGGGAGTTCGCCCAGTTCCTGGTTCCTCTCCGAAGCGTCTTCTCCTGTGCAGAACCCAAAGCAAGTGCTGTCACCTTGTCCCAGTACCTTACCCGGCAGCGCCACCTGCTGCATGGCTACGAGGCTCGACAGATGAAGAATGTGCCAAAGATCGTCCAGCTGGTGTGCAGGCTCCTCGTCGACATCGCAGCCAACCGACAGGTGGTGATCGAGGAGGAGCGGCTGGAGATCCCCGACCTCGCAGCCGAGGTGGAGAAGACCGTGTCCCAGCAGGCCCTTCAGCAGCTCGGGAAGGAGATGAGAGGGAAGGGGATTCCTGTTCCACCTTGTTCATCTCATCCTCTCAGCCCACCTGCTCTACAGTCCAGACCTCCTCATGATCAACCTCTCGCCAGTGACAATGAGCTTGACCCTCTGTGGAGGCAGCAGAACGTAGAAAGCCCTCTGAAGTCCTCCCTgtccacaaacaggagcctcagttaCAGCGATTCTGTCCTTGACCAACTTGGACCACAGCAGCACAATTTAGGAAATCTGAAGAGCAACAAACCAATCAGGTGCCTGATCAAACATTCCTTGTCTCACAGTAGCCTTCCAGCCTGTATCCCTCCCAGATTCTATGACCTCTCTCTTCAGGACATCATTAGCAGCATTCGGGGCCACAATACAGAAACAAAGCAAGACACGGGATCCCCCTTATTTAAAAAGCCACTACATCAGGGGCTTCAGAGTTTGTCTTTAGATCTGTCCGAGCAGGGAAACAAATCTCACTATGATGCCACACTGCCAGCCTTATCAAACAAGAGCAAACTGCTTACCAGTGAGGAGCCGCCAGATGTGGAAGTGTCAGCAGGTGGAGCAGACGGAGGGGTTCCCTTCATCACCCTCCAGTCTGAGCTCTCCCCAGAGAGCAGATGCCTGCTGGTGGCCAAAGCTCTGGCCATGAACCTATCAGACAAGGATTACACCTCCAAGGTCTCAGTGTGGCAG ACAGAGCTGAACTCCAGAGAGGGAGCGTGGGAGAGGCTGTGCATGGAGAGAGATCCTCTGGTCCTGTCAAGTCTGATGTGGTCGTGGCTGGAGCAGCTCAAGGACCCAGTCATCAGCAGAGAGGAAGTAAAAGCCCTCTGCGAGAAGAACGTAAACCCACAGAACGCCCTCGGCTCACTAAGAAAG GGCCACAGACTCACGTTGCTGTGTATCCTTGACTGCGCTGCTCATCTCCTGCCGATGCCTGAAGAAGTGGAGAATAGTTTTCTCAACCAAACAATACAAGCGTTTACTCAG ATTGACCCTGCCTCAGAGAAGAACAAGTCTTTATACACAACACTTAAAGCAATCCTGACTCCCATTCTTCATGAGCTGTGTGACAAAGCTGTGGAGGAGAATGAAGACTCCTGA